A single genomic interval of Rhodanobacteraceae bacterium harbors:
- a CDS encoding cytochrome c, with amino-acid sequence MRRVLLTLSLCASLLSTSAMAQTKPEDAINYRRSAYTVLLWNWMPMNAMVRGRIAFDAAEFARRAERVAALAPQLLEGFLEGSHEGATTDAKPAIWTHFDDFSAKMKDLERETAALANIAKGGDEAAIKEQFAKTGGACKACHDEYKAD; translated from the coding sequence ATGCGCCGTGTTTTGCTGACTTTGTCGTTGTGTGCCTCGTTGCTGTCCACCTCTGCAATGGCCCAGACCAAGCCTGAGGATGCGATCAACTATCGCCGTTCGGCGTACACCGTGTTGCTGTGGAACTGGATGCCGATGAACGCCATGGTGCGCGGCCGGATCGCATTTGACGCCGCCGAATTTGCCCGTCGCGCCGAGCGCGTGGCAGCCCTGGCCCCACAACTGCTGGAAGGATTCCTGGAAGGCTCGCATGAGGGCGCCACTACGGATGCGAAGCCGGCCATCTGGACCCATTTCGACGACTTCAGCGCCAAGATGAAGGATCTGGAGCGCGAAACAGCGGCGCTGGCGAACATCGCCAAGGGTGGAGACGAAGCCGCCATCAAGGAGCAGTTTGCCAAGACCGGTGGTGCCTGCAAGGCCTGCCACGACGAATACAAGGCGGACTGA
- a CDS encoding GGDEF domain-containing protein codes for MRKNSSNTDRATVMAGPDGEALDRPPRLIVVSGVFLGQELELGAEPVIIGRANEATLSLQHPSVSRSHCRVWREGERFFIEDLGSTNKTYLNGQAVMRAELSDSDQIGVGNHALKFFRGASAESRYHQELIDLAVHDGLTGFYNRRHFRMLLDEHVGRAKVGTALSVLIVDLDHFKQINDHFGHLVGDQVIASVSQLIRDLAGVNCQLGRLGGEEFAVAMANGSPTQAREFAESIRARVAQHRFDVHGEPQRISASVGIASWNDSMHTSADLLRLADERLYQAKAKGRNRVEFE; via the coding sequence GTGCGCAAGAATTCTTCCAACACCGATCGCGCGACCGTCATGGCCGGGCCGGACGGCGAAGCGCTGGACCGGCCACCCCGGCTGATCGTGGTCAGTGGCGTGTTTCTCGGTCAAGAACTGGAACTGGGCGCGGAGCCGGTGATCATCGGGCGCGCCAACGAGGCCACGCTGAGCCTGCAGCATCCCAGCGTGTCACGCAGCCACTGCCGGGTCTGGCGCGAGGGTGAGCGTTTCTTCATCGAGGATCTGGGCTCCACCAACAAGACCTACCTCAACGGCCAGGCGGTGATGCGGGCCGAACTGAGTGACAGTGACCAGATTGGCGTTGGCAACCACGCCCTGAAGTTCTTTCGCGGCGCCAGCGCCGAATCCCGCTATCACCAGGAACTGATCGATCTGGCGGTGCACGATGGCCTGACCGGTTTCTACAACCGGCGACATTTCCGCATGTTGCTGGATGAACATGTCGGCAGGGCCAAAGTCGGCACTGCACTGTCGGTGCTGATCGTCGATCTGGACCATTTCAAGCAGATCAACGATCACTTCGGGCATCTGGTCGGCGATCAGGTCATTGCCAGCGTATCGCAACTGATCCGCGATCTGGCCGGCGTCAATTGTCAGCTCGGGCGGCTGGGCGGCGAGGAATTCGCCGTGGCCATGGCCAACGGCAGCCCGACGCAGGCTCGGGAATTTGCCGAGAGCATTCGCGCCCGGGTGGCCCAGCATCGCTTCGATGTGCACGGCGAACCGCAGCGGATTTCGGCCAGCGTGGGCATCGCCAGTTGGAACGACAGCATGCACACCAGCGCCGACCTGCTGCGCCTCGCCGATGAACGGCTCTACCAGGCCAAGGCCAAAGGACGCAATCGGGTCGAATTCGAGTAA
- the mutS gene encoding DNA mismatch repair protein MutS, translating into MSDPSPLIPEHTPLMRQYLALKAQQPDLLLLFRMGDFYEVFYDDARRASSLLEITLTQRGQSAGQPIPMAGIPVHALDGYLAKLIKLGEAVAIAEQIGDPKEAKGLVERQITRIVTPGTVVDDALLEQRRDNLLLAVAVGGRGHEGTRARGHETVEKPRVALETSASPSSPDSALACPPALAPSCPRLGLAWLDLGSGRIRLSEIEASALPSEIARLAPAESLFPEDLNPPEGCEAGLVRHLAPWHFDADAGRRALTSQFAVRDLSGFGCDHLGPALGAAGALLQYVRDTQKAALPRLASLSLEQGEDSLHLDAATRRHLEIEEHPSGRREHTLVGILDRCLTPMGARLLRRWLARPLRDHVELRRRQDAIESVRNLALMEPLREALTPLGDVERMLGRLALGSARPRDLSGLRDALGACPAIAGIAEQGTPSALIEWAQALRGLDDTHALLLRAIVAEPPVIMRDGGAIAPGFDAELDELRALSAGADEYLVDLERREREATGISNLRVAYNKVHGFYLEVTRSHLDRVPPRWSRRQTLKGAERYITEELKTYEDKVLGSRERALMRERGLYEELIATLQTQLDTLRAAADALAHLDVVAALADGAERWNWVRPALCAERVLKIENGRHPVVEIVRREPFEPNDLDLHDDRRMLVITGPNMGGKSTYMRQNALIVLLAHIGSCVPASSARIGPIDRIFTRIGAGDDLARGQSTFMVEMSETARILHNASEHSLVLMDEIGRGTSTYDGLAIARACAIELAERNRAYTLFATHYFELTELADECEGVANVHLDAVEHSHALVFLHAVKAGPANRSFGLQVAALAGLPGSVLKRAEAVLRGLEEGARGAAPMVGTGDLGPGTRESRAATAAPKPAQFDLFAAPSPALDALREIDPDTLTPRQALDLLYRLKSLAG; encoded by the coding sequence ATGTCGGACCCGTCGCCCCTGATTCCGGAACACACGCCGCTGATGCGTCAGTATCTGGCGCTGAAGGCGCAGCAGCCGGATTTGCTGCTGCTGTTCCGCATGGGCGACTTCTACGAGGTTTTCTACGACGATGCCCGTCGAGCCTCCAGCCTGCTCGAAATCACGCTGACCCAACGCGGACAGTCCGCTGGCCAGCCGATCCCGATGGCCGGCATCCCGGTGCACGCGCTCGATGGCTATCTGGCCAAACTGATCAAGCTCGGCGAGGCGGTCGCCATCGCCGAGCAGATCGGCGATCCCAAGGAAGCCAAGGGACTGGTCGAACGCCAGATCACGCGCATCGTCACTCCCGGCACCGTCGTCGATGACGCCCTGCTCGAACAGCGCCGCGACAATCTGTTGCTGGCGGTGGCGGTGGGAGGCCGAGGGCACGAGGGCACGAGGGCGCGAGGGCACGAAACGGTGGAGAAACCGCGCGTTGCGCTCGAAACCTCGGCAAGCCCCTCGTCCCCAGACTCGGCTCTTGCCTGCCCTCCTGCCCTCGCGCCCTCGTGCCCTCGCCTCGGCCTGGCCTGGCTAGATCTGGGCTCCGGCCGCATCCGCCTCAGCGAAATCGAGGCCTCGGCGCTGCCATCGGAAATCGCGCGACTGGCGCCTGCCGAATCCCTGTTCCCGGAGGATCTGAATCCGCCGGAGGGCTGCGAGGCCGGACTGGTCCGCCATCTGGCGCCCTGGCACTTTGATGCCGACGCTGGCCGCCGCGCCCTGACGTCGCAATTTGCCGTGCGCGATCTCAGCGGCTTTGGCTGCGATCACCTGGGGCCGGCTCTGGGCGCGGCCGGGGCGCTGCTGCAATACGTGCGCGACACGCAAAAAGCCGCCCTGCCCCGCCTTGCCAGCCTGTCGCTGGAACAGGGCGAGGATTCGCTGCATCTGGACGCCGCCACCCGGCGCCACCTGGAAATCGAGGAACATCCCTCCGGCCGTCGCGAACATACGCTGGTCGGCATTCTCGACCGCTGCCTGACGCCCATGGGTGCGCGTCTGCTCAGGCGTTGGCTGGCGCGGCCACTGCGCGACCACGTCGAGCTGCGACGACGCCAGGATGCGATCGAATCAGTGCGCAATCTGGCACTGATGGAGCCCCTGCGCGAGGCGCTGACGCCGCTGGGCGACGTCGAACGCATGCTGGGCCGCCTGGCGCTGGGTTCGGCCCGACCGCGCGATCTCTCCGGCCTGCGCGATGCGCTGGGGGCCTGTCCGGCTATCGCCGGCATTGCCGAGCAGGGAACACCCAGCGCGCTGATCGAGTGGGCCCAGGCCTTGCGCGGTCTGGATGACACCCATGCGCTGCTGCTGCGCGCGATCGTGGCCGAGCCACCGGTGATCATGCGCGATGGCGGTGCGATTGCGCCCGGCTTTGACGCCGAACTGGACGAGCTGCGGGCACTGTCAGCCGGCGCCGACGAATATCTGGTGGACCTGGAACGACGCGAGCGCGAGGCCACCGGCATCAGCAACCTGCGCGTGGCCTACAACAAGGTGCACGGCTTTTATCTGGAAGTCACGCGCTCGCACCTGGATAGGGTGCCGCCGCGCTGGTCGCGGCGACAGACCCTGAAGGGCGCCGAACGCTACATCACCGAGGAATTGAAGACCTACGAGGACAAGGTGCTCGGCAGCCGCGAGCGCGCGCTGATGCGCGAGCGCGGGCTCTACGAGGAACTGATCGCGACACTGCAGACCCAGCTCGACACCTTGCGCGCGGCAGCCGATGCGCTGGCCCATCTGGATGTGGTGGCGGCGCTGGCCGATGGCGCCGAGCGCTGGAACTGGGTGCGTCCGGCCCTGTGCGCCGAACGCGTGCTGAAGATCGAGAACGGCCGCCATCCGGTGGTCGAGATCGTGCGCCGCGAGCCCTTCGAGCCCAATGATCTGGATCTGCACGACGATCGCCGCATGCTGGTGATCACCGGTCCGAACATGGGTGGCAAGAGCACTTACATGCGCCAGAATGCTCTGATCGTGCTGCTGGCACATATCGGCAGTTGCGTGCCGGCGAGCAGCGCCCGCATCGGGCCGATCGATCGCATTTTCACCCGCATCGGTGCCGGCGACGACCTGGCCCGCGGACAATCGACCTTCATGGTCGAGATGAGCGAGACCGCCCGTATCCTGCACAACGCCAGCGAGCACTCGCTGGTGCTGATGGACGAAATCGGTCGCGGCACCAGCACCTACGATGGTTTGGCCATCGCCCGCGCCTGCGCCATCGAACTGGCCGAGCGCAATCGCGCCTACACCCTGTTCGCCACTCATTATTTCGAGCTGACCGAACTCGCCGACGAGTGCGAGGGTGTGGCCAACGTGCATCTGGACGCGGTCGAGCACAGCCACGCCCTGGTGTTCCTGCATGCGGTCAAGGCCGGCCCGGCCAATCGCAGCTTCGGTCTGCAGGTGGCAGCGCTGGCCGGGTTGCCCGGCAGCGTGCTCAAGCGCGCCGAGGCGGTGCTGCGGGGGCTGGAAGAAGGGGCACGGGGCGCAGCGCCGATGGTCGGGACCGGGGACCTGGGACCCGGGACCCGGGAGAGCCGCGCCGCCACTGCAGCGCCAAAACCGGCGCAGTTCGATCTGTTTGCGGCGCCGTCGCCAGCGCTTGATGCCTTGCGGGAAATCGATCCGGATACGCTGACGCCACGCCAGGCGCTCGATCTGCTGTATCGGCTGAAGTCGCTGGCGGGGTGA
- a CDS encoding nitroreductase family protein, translating into MSAASHIPLPDYREYPPAEMQARADEFAADLARRRTVREFSDRPVPRSIIEACLRAAGTAPSGANQQPWRFVAVADAELKHRIREAAEAEERAFYEHRAPAQWLQALSAIGTDANKPFLEIAPWLIGIFYERFAFNEQGEKVKRYYPHESVGIATGMLIAALHRAGLATLTHTPSPMGFLGEILGRPNNEMAYLLLVVGYPAEGAQVPAIERLPLTAYAQFK; encoded by the coding sequence ATGAGCGCTGCATCGCACATTCCGCTGCCGGACTACCGCGAATATCCGCCCGCCGAAATGCAGGCCCGTGCCGATGAATTCGCGGCCGATCTGGCGCGGCGGCGCACGGTGCGCGAATTCTCCGACCGGCCGGTGCCGCGCAGCATCATAGAAGCCTGTCTGCGCGCGGCCGGCACCGCCCCCAGCGGCGCCAATCAACAGCCCTGGCGCTTCGTCGCCGTGGCCGACGCCGAGCTCAAGCACCGAATCCGCGAGGCCGCCGAGGCCGAGGAGCGCGCCTTCTACGAGCACCGCGCCCCGGCGCAGTGGCTGCAGGCGCTGTCGGCCATCGGCACGGATGCAAACAAGCCCTTTCTGGAGATAGCGCCCTGGCTGATCGGCATCTTCTACGAGCGCTTCGCCTTCAACGAGCAGGGCGAGAAGGTCAAGCGCTACTACCCGCATGAATCGGTGGGTATTGCCACCGGCATGCTGATCGCGGCCCTGCACCGCGCCGGTCTGGCCACGCTCACGCACACACCGAGTCCGATGGGCTTTCTCGGTGAGATCCTGGGCCGACCGAACAACGAGATGGCCTATCTGCTACTGGTGGTCGGCTACCCGGCCGAAGGTGCGCAGGTGCCGGCCATCGAGCGGCTACCGCTCACGGCCTACGCGCAGTTCAAATAG
- a CDS encoding class I SAM-dependent methyltransferase: protein MSLISLCERGFIPDALTRVGIRRLNAQRLREEYAGDWYKRFRSRIDGLRSSPIAIETRAANEQHYELPPPFFLRCLGKRLKYSSCYYKTGSESLDQAEEAMLGLYNERAELVDGQSILELGCGWGSLTLWMAEQFPNSQITAVSNSAPQREFIEERCRERGFNNVRIITCDVNQLKLDPNSFDRCVSIEMFEHMRNYEILLGRIASWLKPGGKLFVHIFVHREVMYPFEIEGEDNWMGRYFFTGGLMPAADTLLYFQKDLCLEQQWRVNGRHYQQTSEHWLANTDAHRGEILDLFRATYGADQAAVWLQRWRMFYLACAELFGYAGGEQWLVGHYRFVRR from the coding sequence ATGTCCCTCATCTCCCTCTGCGAACGCGGCTTCATTCCTGATGCTCTGACCCGGGTCGGCATTCGCCGGCTCAATGCGCAGAGGTTGCGCGAGGAGTACGCCGGTGACTGGTATAAGCGCTTCCGCTCGCGCATCGACGGCTTGCGCAGCAGTCCGATCGCGATCGAAACCCGGGCCGCCAACGAGCAGCATTACGAGTTGCCGCCGCCCTTCTTCCTGCGCTGCCTGGGCAAACGCCTGAAGTATTCGAGCTGCTACTACAAGACTGGTAGCGAAAGCCTGGATCAGGCCGAGGAAGCCATGCTCGGCCTGTACAACGAGCGCGCCGAACTGGTCGACGGTCAGAGCATTCTGGAACTGGGCTGCGGCTGGGGCTCACTGACGCTGTGGATGGCCGAGCAGTTTCCGAACTCGCAGATCACGGCGGTGTCGAATTCGGCACCGCAACGCGAGTTCATCGAAGAACGCTGTCGCGAGCGCGGTTTCAACAACGTGCGCATCATCACCTGCGACGTCAATCAGCTGAAGCTGGATCCGAACAGCTTCGATCGCTGTGTCTCGATCGAGATGTTCGAGCACATGCGCAACTACGAAATCCTGCTGGGGCGCATCGCCTCCTGGCTGAAGCCGGGCGGCAAGCTGTTCGTGCACATCTTCGTCCATCGCGAAGTCATGTATCCCTTCGAGATCGAGGGCGAGGACAACTGGATGGGCCGCTATTTCTTCACCGGTGGCCTGATGCCGGCCGCTGACACGCTGCTGTACTTCCAGAAGGACCTCTGCCTGGAACAGCAGTGGCGCGTGAACGGTCGCCACTACCAGCAGACCAGCGAACACTGGCTGGCCAATACCGATGCGCATCGCGGCGAGATCCTGGATCTGTTCCGCGCCACCTATGGCGCCGATCAGGCCGCCGTCTGGTTGCAGCGCTGGCGCATGTTCTACCTCGCCTGCGCCGAGTTGTTCGGCTACGCCGGGGGCGAGCAGTGGCTGGTCGGGCACTATCGCTTCGTGCGCCGCTGA
- a CDS encoding DUF1295 domain-containing protein: MNELLLHLGIAWMTSALAMSAVWYIQKRTANAGFVDVAWAALLGVAALYYGAVADGALLPRLVVALLAATWGFRLALHLLHRVLNEEEDGRYAHLRAHWQGHQGKFFLFFQAQALAVALFSLPFLVAASNPVPELTATITLGICVWLASLVGESIADLQLARFRSNPRNRGKTCRDGLWRYSRHPNYFFEWLHWFAYVCLAWGSPWFVLSLIGPALMLVSLCWVSGIPFVEAQSLRSRGDDYREYQRTTSMLIPWFPKNSEK; the protein is encoded by the coding sequence ATGAACGAGCTGCTTCTGCACCTGGGCATCGCCTGGATGACCTCGGCCTTGGCCATGAGCGCGGTCTGGTACATCCAGAAACGCACCGCCAATGCCGGCTTTGTGGATGTCGCCTGGGCCGCGCTGCTGGGAGTGGCGGCCCTTTACTACGGCGCAGTGGCGGATGGTGCACTGCTGCCGCGGCTGGTGGTCGCGCTGCTGGCTGCCACCTGGGGCTTCCGCCTTGCCCTGCACCTGCTGCATCGGGTGCTCAATGAGGAAGAGGACGGTCGCTATGCCCATCTGCGCGCGCATTGGCAGGGCCATCAGGGCAAGTTCTTCCTGTTCTTCCAGGCCCAGGCACTGGCTGTCGCCCTGTTCTCGCTCCCTTTCCTGGTAGCGGCCAGCAACCCGGTGCCGGAGTTGACCGCCACCATCACGCTGGGTATCTGCGTGTGGCTGGCCAGTCTGGTCGGTGAATCCATCGCCGACCTGCAGCTGGCCCGCTTCCGTTCCAATCCGCGCAACCGCGGAAAAACCTGTCGCGACGGTCTGTGGCGTTACTCACGTCATCCCAACTACTTCTTCGAATGGCTGCACTGGTTTGCCTATGTTTGTCTGGCCTGGGGCTCACCCTGGTTCGTGCTCAGCCTGATCGGCCCGGCGCTGATGCTGGTATCGCTGTGCTGGGTCAGCGGCATCCCCTTCGTCGAAGCCCAGTCGCTGCGCTCCCGCGGCGACGACTATCGCGAGTATCAGCGCACTACCAGCATGCTGATTCCGTGGTTTCCGAAGAACAGTGAAAAGTAA
- a CDS encoding DUF2878 domain-containing protein, protein MNIVLNLVLFQIGWVVTVFGAGHDAWWAGPLSLLILAAITFKLTPWPRTDMALVCVACLVGLIVDSAYVQFGLLRFAEPVPFDGLAPIWILGMWMSFALTLNHSMRVFKPHLGLAALFGLIGGPVAYYVAGSKFAAVEMLASPWLVYGAIAVVWGLLTPLLLMLASSWVPKLDPATPRLS, encoded by the coding sequence ATGAACATCGTACTCAATCTGGTGCTGTTCCAGATCGGCTGGGTGGTCACGGTGTTCGGTGCCGGCCACGACGCCTGGTGGGCCGGGCCGCTCTCGCTGCTGATCTTGGCTGCGATCACCTTCAAGTTGACGCCCTGGCCGCGAACCGACATGGCCCTGGTCTGCGTGGCCTGCCTGGTCGGGTTGATTGTCGACAGCGCCTATGTGCAATTCGGGCTGCTGCGCTTCGCCGAGCCGGTCCCCTTCGACGGACTGGCGCCAATCTGGATTCTGGGCATGTGGATGAGCTTTGCGCTGACCCTCAACCACTCCATGCGAGTGTTCAAGCCGCACCTTGGCCTGGCAGCACTGTTCGGACTGATCGGCGGTCCAGTGGCCTATTACGTGGCCGGCAGCAAATTTGCGGCGGTCGAGATGCTGGCCTCGCCCTGGCTGGTCTATGGTGCGATTGCCGTGGTCTGGGGCCTGCTCACCCCGCTGCTGTTGATGCTGGCGTCCAGCTGGGTGCCCAAACTTGACCCGGCCACACCGCGGCTGTCATGA
- a CDS encoding class I SAM-dependent methyltransferase, with amino-acid sequence MTDNTLDAGYTATATAPTDITGPFFKRRLLGELTRLDHGHLSLIDGNERYEFGAVNAAAGPRATVRVHHPEVYRQMALGGSVGSAEAYMDGAWDCDDLVALIRILVRNREVLDNMEGGMARLATSALRLWHTLRRNTRDGSRRNIAAHYDLGNEFFELFLDPSLMYSSAIYLNESESLETAQQRRLQRICQKLDLQPGQRLVEIGTGWGGFAIHAARHHGVHVTTTTISQRQHDLARERIDRAGLGDRITLLLEDYRDLKGRYDKLVSIEMIEAIGHQYLDTYFAKVSGLLENHGSALIQAITIEDHRYQRALTDIDFIKRYIFPGSFIPSNAAMLGAVARSSDLRLTHLEDIGPSYALTLRAWRQRFQAALPEVRKQGYSEAFIRMWNYYLCYCEGGFLERSISDVHLLLSKPQNRRPQFLPDLNPEI; translated from the coding sequence ATGACTGACAACACCCTGGATGCCGGATACACGGCCACCGCCACAGCGCCTACCGACATCACCGGCCCCTTCTTCAAGCGCCGCCTGCTGGGTGAGTTGACCCGCCTTGACCACGGCCATCTCAGCCTGATCGATGGCAATGAACGCTATGAGTTCGGCGCGGTGAACGCCGCCGCTGGACCACGCGCCACCGTCCGCGTGCACCATCCGGAGGTCTATCGGCAGATGGCGCTGGGCGGCAGCGTCGGCAGTGCCGAGGCCTACATGGATGGCGCCTGGGACTGCGATGATCTGGTGGCGCTGATCCGCATCCTGGTGCGCAATCGCGAGGTGCTCGACAACATGGAGGGCGGCATGGCGCGCCTGGCCACCTCGGCGCTGCGCCTGTGGCACACGCTCAGACGCAACACCCGCGACGGCAGCCGCCGCAACATTGCCGCGCACTACGATCTGGGCAACGAATTCTTCGAGTTGTTTCTGGATCCCTCGCTGATGTACTCGAGTGCGATCTATCTCAACGAGTCGGAGAGCCTGGAGACGGCCCAGCAGCGCCGACTGCAGCGCATCTGCCAGAAGCTGGATCTGCAACCCGGCCAGCGGCTGGTGGAGATCGGCACCGGCTGGGGTGGCTTTGCCATCCACGCCGCCCGGCATCACGGCGTCCACGTCACCACCACCACCATTTCCCAGCGCCAGCATGATCTGGCGCGCGAACGCATCGACCGCGCCGGACTGGGTGATCGCATCACCTTGTTGCTGGAGGACTACCGCGATCTCAAGGGCCGCTATGACAAACTGGTGTCGATCGAGATGATCGAAGCCATCGGCCACCAGTATCTGGATACCTATTTCGCCAAGGTCTCCGGTCTGCTGGAGAATCATGGCAGCGCCCTGATTCAGGCCATCACCATCGAGGATCACCGCTATCAACGGGCGTTGACCGATATCGATTTCATCAAGCGCTACATCTTCCCGGGCAGCTTCATTCCCTCGAACGCGGCCATGCTCGGTGCCGTCGCCCGCAGCTCCGATCTGCGGCTGACCCATCTGGAAGACATTGGACCGAGCTATGCGCTGACCTTGCGCGCCTGGCGCCAACGTTTCCAGGCGGCACTGCCCGAAGTCAGGAAGCAAGGCTACTCGGAGGCTTTCATCCGCATGTGGAACTACTATCTGTGCTACTGCGAGGGCGGCTTTCTGGAGCGCTCCATTAGCGACGTCCATCTGCTGCTGTCCAAGCCGCAGAACCGACGACCGCAGTTCCTCCCCGATCTGAATCCGGAAATCTGA
- a CDS encoding DUF1365 domain-containing protein produces the protein MSASALYLGHVRHRRSRPHPHGFRYRMAQLYVDLDELPQLLRGRWLWSLERRNIASFRRSDYLGDPKQPLKEAVYDRVEQATGARPCGPVRLLAHWRFFGYCFNPVSFYYCFEPDGQTLLAIVAEITNTPWGERFAYVLPAAEAARHGTAQRVHAWSFDKAFHVSPFLPMQMHYDWRFEPPGADLRVHMNVADEAGKIFDATLVMQRRPLDGAALTKFLLNYPWITAQVAWKIYWNALLLRLKRTPFFAHPKTS, from the coding sequence ATGAGCGCCAGCGCACTGTACCTGGGCCACGTCCGGCATCGGCGCAGCCGACCGCATCCACACGGATTCCGCTACCGCATGGCGCAGCTGTATGTGGATCTGGATGAACTCCCGCAGCTGCTGCGCGGCCGTTGGCTGTGGTCGCTGGAGCGGCGCAACATCGCCAGCTTCCGGCGCAGCGACTATCTGGGCGATCCGAAGCAACCGCTCAAGGAAGCCGTTTACGACCGCGTCGAGCAGGCCACGGGGGCGCGTCCGTGCGGCCCGGTGCGGCTGCTCGCGCACTGGCGCTTCTTCGGCTATTGCTTCAATCCGGTCAGCTTCTACTACTGCTTCGAGCCGGACGGCCAAACCCTGCTGGCGATCGTTGCCGAGATCACCAACACGCCCTGGGGCGAACGCTTTGCCTATGTGCTGCCGGCAGCCGAGGCCGCCCGTCATGGCACCGCGCAGCGCGTTCATGCGTGGAGTTTCGACAAGGCTTTCCACGTGTCGCCCTTCCTGCCCATGCAGATGCACTATGACTGGCGTTTCGAGCCGCCGGGCGCGGATCTGCGCGTGCACATGAATGTGGCCGACGAGGCCGGCAAGATCTTCGATGCCACGCTGGTGATGCAAAGACGACCGCTTGATGGCGCCGCGCTCACGAAGTTTCTGTTGAACTACCCATGGATCACCGCCCAGGTTGCCTGGAAGATCTACTGGAATGCGCTGTTGCTGAGGCTGAAACGCACCCCCTTCTTCGCTCACCCCAAAACCTCCTGA
- a CDS encoding FAD-dependent oxidoreductase, which produces MRIAIIGSGIAGLGAAYLLAREHEVVVYEAEDRLGGHTHTHDIDGGSGKISIDTGFIVFNPDHYPLLTRLFAELGVESQPTTMSFAVKNELSGLEYNATNLNRLFCQRSNLLSPPFWRMVLDILRFYRESPALLRDPGPGPSLGEYLREHGYGRLFIEDHLLPMASALWSSPTATILDFPARYLVQFMANHQMLDAGNRPPWRVVKGGSARYLDKLVPAIRGEFRTGAAVRRVERSENGVRVFSQGDESTFDQVVFACHSDQALAMLDDPSDSEREILGAIKFQRNDTVLHTDASLLPKRRAAWAAWNALKLKPVPGAAEAPACTVSYCMNLLQSLSCSTPYIVTLNATQRIAPERILARMDYAHPVYTHASVAAQGRWSEINGLRRSWYCGAYWGWGFHEDGLRSGVRVASALGCRWD; this is translated from the coding sequence ATGCGCATTGCCATCATCGGATCCGGCATCGCTGGCCTGGGTGCCGCCTACCTGCTCGCCCGCGAACACGAGGTCGTGGTCTACGAGGCCGAGGATCGGCTGGGCGGACACACCCATACCCACGACATTGACGGGGGCTCAGGCAAGATCAGCATCGACACCGGCTTCATTGTCTTCAATCCGGATCACTATCCGCTGCTGACACGCCTGTTCGCCGAACTCGGGGTCGAATCGCAGCCGACGACCATGAGCTTTGCGGTCAAGAACGAGCTCAGCGGACTCGAATACAACGCCACCAATCTGAATCGGTTGTTCTGCCAGCGCAGCAACCTGCTGAGCCCGCCGTTCTGGCGCATGGTGCTCGACATCCTGCGCTTCTACCGCGAGTCGCCAGCGCTGCTGCGCGATCCCGGTCCCGGGCCTTCGCTCGGGGAGTATCTGCGAGAGCACGGCTATGGCAGGCTGTTCATCGAGGATCATCTGCTGCCGATGGCATCGGCGTTGTGGTCCTCGCCCACAGCCACCATCCTCGATTTTCCGGCCAGGTACCTGGTGCAGTTCATGGCCAACCACCAGATGCTGGATGCCGGCAATCGGCCCCCTTGGCGCGTGGTCAAGGGCGGTTCGGCCCGCTATCTGGACAAGCTGGTGCCGGCCATCCGCGGCGAATTCCGCACCGGCGCCGCGGTGCGTCGGGTGGAACGCAGCGAGAACGGCGTGCGTGTATTCAGCCAGGGCGATGAATCGACCTTCGATCAGGTGGTGTTCGCCTGCCACAGCGATCAGGCCCTGGCCATGCTCGACGATCCCAGCGACAGCGAGCGCGAGATCCTCGGCGCCATCAAGTTCCAGCGCAATGACACCGTGCTCCACACCGACGCGAGCCTGCTGCCGAAACGTCGAGCTGCGTGGGCGGCCTGGAATGCACTCAAGCTCAAGCCGGTACCGGGGGCGGCCGAGGCGCCGGCCTGCACGGTCAGCTATTGCATGAACCTGTTGCAGAGCCTGAGTTGCAGCACGCCTTACATCGTCACCTTGAATGCCACCCAGCGCATTGCGCCGGAGCGGATTCTGGCGCGCATGGACTATGCGCATCCGGTCTACACCCACGCCTCGGTGGCTGCGCAGGGCCGCTGGTCCGAGATCAACGGCCTGCGCCGCAGCTGGTATTGCGGCGCCTACTGGGGCTGGGGCTTTCACGAAGACGGCTTGCGCAGTGGCGTGCGCGTTGCCAGCGCGCTTGGTTGTCGCTGGGACTAG